A DNA window from Fodinibius sp. Rm-B-1B1-1 contains the following coding sequences:
- a CDS encoding topoisomerase DNA-binding C4 zinc finger domain-containing protein, whose translation MQSLRERHNSTTVCPKCGSKLVERTAKKGPNAGTKFLRYRNYPKCRLTKDI comes from the coding sequence ATGCAATCATTGCGTGAAAGACATAATTCAACAACAGTTTGCCCGAAATGTGGTTCAAAGCTAGTTGAGAGAACAGCCAAGAAAGGTCCTAATGCTGGTACGAAATTTCTAAGATACAGAAACTATCCAAAATGTCGACTTACAAAGGATATATAA
- a CDS encoding DUF2188 domain-containing protein: MARRTVYHVLPTDNGWEGKKEGAQRASVTGDTKLEVVTNTIIIAKNNKPSSVKIHKTDGTFEEERTYGNDPYPPRG; encoded by the coding sequence ATGGCCAGAAGAACTGTATATCATGTATTACCTACTGATAATGGTTGGGAAGGGAAAAAAGAAGGTGCACAACGTGCCTCTGTTACAGGAGATACAAAGTTAGAAGTGGTGACTAATACGATCATTATTGCTAAAAATAATAAGCCCAGCTCAGTAAAGATCCATAAGACGGATGGTACTTTTGAAGAAGAGAGAACTTATGGGAATGATCCTTATCCGCCTCGTGGATAA
- a CDS encoding KAP family P-loop NTPase fold protein, producing MKHRIKPRYEREGGNYDYFNRNDFAQNLTRLLSNTEDSLVLTINGDWGEGKTTFIKEWEAQLRINDDFIPIYYDAFQNDFTSDTFISIAVTIQKVLEKHFDEEKKKETSDYKEAAVNLGTELAKMSASTAIRVSTGGVLAADSLMEWITGKYKENKEQKEKAIERSSKELVDSKFDAYFEKADLIQEFHNKLKALLENRDNNKKIVFFVDELDRCRPSFAIEVLEKIKHLFDIDHVNFVLAINREQLVEIITNAYGVNAEDAYVYLQKFVHIETNLPKFKELRGSDDEGNIQLFIADLLDLFVIPEHVRHEKLLSEMIKALLPKTNLTPRSLERILTLYTISLSSNPDKGKKLSKEILFLSILKIEMPKLYRRVKKNGRFRKNPSSLDINLGTGFIKIFTNENYFDQNRLKNSANNMIDIPTLVEAAKIVDIYDLPKEKEGKSKDTNESQGYF from the coding sequence ATGAAACATAGAATAAAGCCACGCTACGAAAGAGAGGGGGGCAATTATGATTACTTTAACAGAAATGATTTTGCTCAGAATTTGACACGATTACTTTCAAATACAGAGGACTCTTTAGTTTTAACGATAAATGGTGATTGGGGAGAAGGGAAAACAACATTCATAAAAGAATGGGAAGCACAATTACGAATTAATGATGATTTTATTCCAATTTATTATGATGCTTTCCAAAATGATTTTACATCTGATACTTTTATTTCTATAGCTGTTACCATTCAAAAAGTATTAGAAAAGCATTTTGATGAAGAAAAGAAGAAAGAGACTAGTGACTACAAAGAAGCTGCAGTTAATCTTGGAACTGAGTTAGCAAAAATGAGTGCATCTACAGCTATTCGTGTTAGTACAGGAGGGGTACTTGCGGCAGATAGCTTGATGGAATGGATTACAGGCAAATATAAAGAGAATAAAGAGCAAAAAGAGAAAGCAATTGAGAGAAGCAGTAAAGAATTAGTGGATTCTAAATTCGATGCTTATTTCGAAAAAGCAGATTTGATTCAGGAATTCCATAATAAACTCAAAGCTCTTTTAGAGAATAGAGACAACAACAAGAAAATAGTATTCTTTGTTGATGAGTTAGACCGATGTAGGCCGAGTTTTGCAATTGAAGTGCTGGAAAAAATTAAGCACCTGTTTGATATAGATCATGTGAATTTTGTATTGGCTATTAATAGAGAACAATTAGTTGAAATAATTACTAATGCTTATGGAGTAAATGCAGAAGATGCTTATGTATATTTACAGAAATTTGTCCACATAGAAACGAATCTACCAAAGTTTAAGGAACTAAGAGGTAGTGATGATGAAGGAAATATACAATTATTTATAGCTGATCTATTAGATCTGTTTGTTATACCTGAGCATGTTAGGCATGAAAAATTATTATCTGAAATGATAAAAGCCTTACTACCTAAAACAAATTTAACACCAAGATCATTAGAAAGAATTCTAACACTTTATACAATTTCTCTTAGCAGTAATCCTGATAAAGGAAAAAAACTTTCAAAAGAAATTTTATTTTTATCAATATTAAAAATAGAAATGCCAAAACTATATAGGAGAGTTAAAAAGAATGGCCGATTTAGAAAAAATCCCAGTTCACTTGATATAAATTTAGGAACAGGTTTTATAAAGATTTTTACTAATGAAAACTATTTTGATCAAAATAGACTAAAAAACTCAGCAAATAATATGATTGATATTCCAACTTTAGTTGAAGCTGCTAAAATTGTAGATATTTATGATTTGCCAAAGGAGAAAGAAGGTAAGTCCAAAGATACTAATGAAAGCCAAGGTTACTTTTAG